A stretch of the bacterium genome encodes the following:
- a CDS encoding CDGSH iron-sulfur domain-containing protein, with product MAEATITPLDNGPYLVKGPAKIIDPDGKTWEILKETVALCRCGGSINKPFCDGTHSKVGFKAANRAVKGA from the coding sequence ATGGCAGAGGCAACGATTACCCCGCTCGACAACGGACCGTACCTCGTTAAGGGCCCGGCGAAGATCATCGACCCAGACGGGAAGACCTGGGAGATTCTGAAAGAAACGGTCGCCCTGTGCCGGTGTGGCGGGTCCATCAACAAGCCCTTCTGCGACGGCACGCATAGTAAAGTCGGCTTCAAGGCCGCCAATCGCGCGGTCAAAGGAGCGTAG
- a CDS encoding (2Fe-2S)-binding protein, translated as MNPEAPPTAGTHRIHLSVNGRSHDAVVAPRRTLLHLLREDLHLTGTKEGCSVGTCGACTVLVDGKAMLSCMLLAVQAHGRSVETVEGVAQQEEADPLLAAFIAHDAFQCGFCTPGQIMALRGLFRQRPKASAEEIRRAVEGNVCRCGAHLRVQAAALEVAGRVGAGKSG; from the coding sequence GTGAATCCAGAAGCGCCGCCCACAGCAGGGACGCATCGCATTCACCTGAGCGTGAACGGTCGATCGCACGACGCCGTCGTGGCCCCGCGCCGCACCTTGTTGCATCTGTTGCGCGAAGACCTACACTTGACCGGCACCAAAGAGGGATGTTCGGTCGGGACGTGTGGGGCGTGCACGGTGCTGGTTGATGGGAAGGCGATGCTCTCCTGCATGCTCCTGGCCGTTCAAGCGCACGGCCGGTCCGTGGAGACTGTGGAGGGCGTGGCTCAGCAAGAGGAGGCGGATCCGCTCCTGGCCGCCTTTATCGCGCACGATGCGTTTCAGTGTGGGTTCTGCACGCCGGGTCAGATCATGGCGCTGCGGGGGCTGTTTCGCCAACGGCCCAAGGCCTCGGCAGAGGAGATCCGGCGGGCGGTGGAAGGCAATGTCTGCCGCTGCGGGGCCCACCTGCGGGTCCAGGCTGCGGCGCTGGAGGTGGCCGGGCGGGTCGGTGCCGGCAAAAGCGGGTGA